A region from the Sandaracinus amylolyticus genome encodes:
- a CDS encoding monovalent cation:proton antiporter-2 (CPA2) family protein, giving the protein MSGDLFTQAFVYLTAALIAVPIANRLGLGSVLGYLFAGVVIGPFALGLVGREGQEVMHFAEFGVVMMLFLIGLELRPSLLWEMRRTILGLGGLQVVGTAVAVALIAWALGLAPGAAVTTGMILSLSSTAIVLQSLTEKNLLRTAGGQASFSVLLFQDIAVIPMIAVIPLLAARAPEAVADAHGAGATDRPAWLQALLVLAAIGGIIVAGRFLVRPMFRYLAATRQREVFTAAALFLVIAITLLMQRVGLSAALGTFLAGLVLAESEYRHELEGDLEPFKGLLLGLFFISVGASIDFALLMDQPLLIAALVLGLVLVKLGVLYVVARVFGLVRPARWLFAFALAQGGEFAFVLASFAQQSGVLTREQAGPIVAVVALSMLATPLLLIVVERFVLPRVTDAKAERPDDEIPQHDNPVVIAGFGRFGQIVGRLLRAAGYETTVLDHDAETVEGVQRAGLKVYYGDASRLELLHAAGCARAKVLVLAIDDREKSLQIARAVRTHFPNLHVVARAWDRLHYYELRKLGITHVFRETFGSAMEAGTATLQALGLRAHQAHRAAQAYRAQDARALHELEELWGGDEDVYFAAVRRANEEAERLLKASAKQREVVSDGAFDNEVLRPDA; this is encoded by the coding sequence ATGAGCGGGGATCTCTTCACGCAAGCGTTCGTGTACCTGACCGCGGCGCTGATCGCGGTGCCGATCGCGAACCGCCTCGGGCTCGGCTCGGTGCTCGGCTATCTCTTCGCGGGCGTCGTGATCGGGCCGTTCGCGCTCGGGCTCGTCGGGCGCGAGGGGCAGGAGGTCATGCACTTCGCCGAGTTCGGCGTCGTGATGATGCTCTTCCTGATCGGGCTCGAGCTGCGGCCTTCGCTGCTCTGGGAGATGCGGCGCACGATCCTCGGGCTCGGCGGACTGCAGGTCGTGGGCACGGCGGTCGCGGTCGCGCTGATCGCGTGGGCGCTCGGCCTCGCGCCGGGCGCGGCGGTCACGACCGGCATGATCCTGTCGCTCAGCTCGACCGCGATCGTGCTGCAGAGCCTCACCGAGAAGAACCTGCTGCGCACCGCGGGAGGACAAGCGAGCTTCTCGGTCCTGCTCTTCCAGGACATCGCGGTGATCCCGATGATCGCCGTCATCCCGCTGCTCGCCGCGCGCGCGCCCGAGGCGGTCGCGGACGCGCACGGCGCAGGCGCCACCGATCGCCCGGCGTGGCTCCAGGCGCTGCTCGTGCTCGCGGCGATCGGCGGGATCATCGTCGCGGGCCGGTTCCTCGTGCGCCCGATGTTCCGCTATCTCGCGGCGACGCGTCAGCGCGAGGTGTTCACCGCGGCCGCGCTCTTCCTCGTCATCGCGATCACGCTCCTGATGCAGCGCGTCGGGCTCTCGGCCGCGCTCGGCACCTTCCTCGCAGGGCTCGTGCTCGCGGAGAGCGAGTACCGCCACGAGCTCGAGGGCGACCTCGAGCCGTTCAAGGGGCTCTTGCTCGGGCTCTTCTTCATCTCGGTCGGCGCGAGCATCGACTTCGCGCTCTTGATGGACCAGCCGCTGCTCATCGCGGCGCTCGTGCTCGGCCTCGTCCTCGTGAAGCTCGGGGTGCTCTACGTCGTCGCGCGCGTGTTCGGCCTGGTCCGCCCGGCGCGCTGGCTCTTCGCGTTCGCGCTCGCGCAGGGCGGCGAGTTCGCGTTCGTGCTCGCGTCGTTCGCGCAGCAGAGCGGCGTGCTCACGCGCGAGCAGGCCGGGCCGATCGTCGCGGTGGTCGCGCTCTCGATGCTCGCGACGCCGCTGCTCCTGATCGTCGTCGAGCGCTTCGTCCTGCCGCGCGTGACCGACGCGAAGGCCGAGCGCCCCGACGACGAGATCCCGCAGCACGACAATCCCGTGGTGATCGCGGGCTTCGGTCGCTTCGGTCAGATCGTCGGTCGTCTGCTGCGCGCTGCCGGGTACGAGACGACCGTGCTCGATCACGACGCCGAGACCGTCGAGGGCGTGCAGCGCGCCGGCCTGAAGGTCTACTACGGCGACGCGTCGCGCCTCGAGCTCCTGCACGCGGCGGGCTGCGCGCGCGCGAAGGTGCTCGTGCTGGCGATCGACGACCGCGAGAAGTCGCTCCAGATCGCGCGAGCGGTGCGCACGCACTTCCCGAACCTGCACGTGGTCGCGCGCGCCTGGGACCGCCTGCACTACTACGAGCTGCGCAAGCTCGGCATCACCCACGTGTTCCGCGAGACGTTCGGCAGCGCGATGGAGGCGGGCACCGCCACGCTGCAGGCGCTCGGGCTCCGCGCGCACCAGGCGCACCGCGCGGCGCAGGCGTACCGCGCGCAGGACGCGCGCGCGCTGCACGAGCTCGAGGAGCTCTGGGGCGGCGACGAGGACGTGTACTTCGCCGCGGTGCGACGCGCGAACGAAGAGGCCGAGCGGCTCCTCAAAGCGAGCGCGAAGCAGCGCGAAGTCGTGTCGGACGGCGCGTTCGACAACGAGGTGCTGCGGCCCGACGCGTGA
- a CDS encoding NAD(P)H-dependent oxidoreductase, with protein MPPRRVLVVFAHPALERSRVNRRLFEAAQGVEGVTTHDLYESYPSFAIDVQREQALLVEHDVIVLQHPFYWYSAPSIVKEWLDVVLEHGWAYGVGGTALRGKTLMNATTTGGAQAAYHPEGRNRFTMRHLLSPFDQSAYLCGMRYLAPFVVHGALALSQHHEVAPHAQRYARLLAMLRDDRLDLERAARADIVNALIDDAHEHETEAAR; from the coding sequence ATGCCCCCGCGTCGTGTCCTCGTCGTCTTCGCGCATCCGGCGCTCGAGCGCTCGCGCGTGAACCGGCGCCTCTTCGAAGCCGCGCAGGGCGTCGAAGGCGTCACGACCCACGACCTCTACGAGAGCTATCCGAGCTTCGCCATCGACGTGCAGCGCGAGCAGGCGCTGCTCGTCGAGCACGACGTGATCGTGCTGCAGCACCCGTTCTACTGGTACAGCGCGCCGTCGATCGTGAAGGAGTGGCTCGACGTCGTGCTCGAGCACGGCTGGGCCTACGGCGTCGGCGGCACTGCGCTGCGCGGCAAGACGCTCATGAACGCCACGACCACCGGCGGCGCCCAGGCCGCGTACCACCCCGAAGGGCGCAATCGCTTCACGATGCGGCACCTGCTCTCGCCGTTCGATCAGAGCGCGTACCTCTGCGGGATGCGCTACCTCGCGCCCTTCGTGGTGCACGGCGCGCTCGCGCTCTCGCAGCACCACGAGGTCGCGCCGCACGCGCAGCGCTACGCGCGACTGCTCGCGATGCTGCGCGACGATCGGCTCGACCTCGAGCGCGCGGCGCGCGCCGACATCGTGAACGCACTGATCGACGACGCGCACGAGCACGAGACGGAGGCGGCGCGATGA
- a CDS encoding APC family permease: MKLFAKKDLDTVVREAHDPNLAEGHGGLKRTLGAFNLTMLGIGAIIGAGIFSLTGTAAAQYAGPGIAFSFVLGGLLCTFAGLCYAELAAMIPVAGSAYAYAYTTMGELVAWIIGWDLVLEYAFGAVVVSIAWSGYFVELLGSLGITLPDHLLYWTKGPFEEITLASGATTTGLWNVPASVVALLCASVLYRGIRESAWVNNLIVVLKTTIVCVFILLGITLVSGDNLFVNPAASGLGSLVPAPVDLAEADWSAVDRLLHDLFGYHPSRYGWGWGGVLTGAGVVFFAYIGFDAVSTTAQEARRPQSDLPIGILASLVICTALYILVAITMTGVVNYTDLDVSAPIAVGIDRIVELRGWSEGAAHTFSAVIKLGALAGLTSVILVMMLGQTRVFYAMAGDGLLPWFHETHRKFHTPHVATVLTGVFVAIAGGSMPMHLVGELVSIGTLLAFVLVCLGVPILRRTNPNTPRPFKVPAPWLIGGLGAASCLFVMIGLPPDTWLRLIVWLALGFAIYFTYGRKNSHLQKRLAAGGDGAKDAA; the protein is encoded by the coding sequence ATGAAGCTCTTCGCGAAGAAGGATCTCGACACCGTGGTGCGCGAGGCGCACGACCCGAACCTCGCGGAGGGCCACGGCGGGCTCAAGCGGACCCTCGGCGCGTTCAACCTCACGATGCTCGGGATCGGCGCGATCATCGGCGCGGGCATCTTCTCCCTGACGGGCACCGCGGCCGCCCAGTACGCGGGCCCCGGCATCGCGTTCTCGTTCGTGCTCGGCGGGCTCCTCTGCACGTTCGCGGGGCTCTGCTACGCGGAGCTCGCCGCGATGATCCCGGTCGCGGGCTCGGCCTACGCGTACGCGTACACGACGATGGGCGAGCTCGTCGCGTGGATCATCGGATGGGACCTCGTCCTCGAGTACGCGTTCGGCGCGGTGGTCGTGTCGATCGCGTGGTCCGGCTACTTCGTCGAGCTGCTCGGCTCGCTCGGCATCACGCTGCCCGACCACCTGCTCTACTGGACCAAGGGGCCCTTCGAGGAGATCACGCTCGCGAGCGGAGCGACCACGACGGGCTTGTGGAACGTGCCCGCGTCGGTCGTCGCGCTGCTCTGCGCGTCGGTGCTCTATCGCGGCATCCGCGAGAGCGCGTGGGTGAACAACCTGATCGTTGTCCTCAAGACGACGATCGTCTGCGTCTTCATCCTGCTCGGCATCACGCTCGTCAGCGGCGACAACCTGTTCGTGAACCCCGCCGCGAGCGGGCTCGGCTCGCTGGTGCCCGCGCCGGTCGATCTCGCCGAGGCCGACTGGTCGGCCGTCGATCGGCTCCTGCACGATCTCTTCGGCTACCACCCGAGCCGCTACGGCTGGGGCTGGGGCGGCGTGCTCACCGGCGCCGGCGTCGTGTTCTTCGCGTACATCGGGTTCGACGCGGTGAGCACGACCGCGCAGGAGGCGCGGAGGCCGCAGAGCGATCTTCCGATCGGGATCCTCGCGTCGCTCGTGATCTGCACGGCGCTCTACATCCTCGTCGCGATCACGATGACCGGCGTCGTGAACTACACCGACCTCGACGTGTCCGCGCCGATCGCCGTGGGCATCGATCGCATCGTCGAGCTGCGCGGGTGGAGCGAAGGCGCGGCGCACACTTTCAGCGCCGTGATCAAGCTCGGCGCGCTCGCCGGGCTCACCAGCGTGATCCTCGTGATGATGCTCGGACAGACGCGCGTGTTCTACGCGATGGCGGGCGACGGCCTGTTGCCCTGGTTCCACGAGACGCACCGGAAGTTCCACACCCCGCACGTGGCCACGGTGCTGACCGGCGTGTTCGTGGCGATCGCCGGCGGGAGCATGCCGATGCACCTCGTCGGCGAGCTCGTCTCGATCGGGACGCTGCTCGCGTTCGTGCTGGTGTGCCTCGGCGTTCCGATCCTGCGCCGCACCAACCCGAACACGCCGCGCCCGTTCAAGGTCCCCGCGCCGTGGCTGATCGGCGGGCTCGGCGCGGCCTCGTGCCTCTTCGTGATGATCGGCCTGCCGCCCGACACCTGGCTGCGCCTGATCGTGTGGCTCGCGCTCGGCTTCGCGATCTACTTCACGTACGGCCGCAAGAACTCGCACCTGCAGAAGCGCCTCGCGGCGGGCGGAGACGGCGCGAAAGACGCCGCCTGA
- a CDS encoding DUF3857 domain-containing transglutaminase family protein, whose protein sequence is MRSPSPARSRLLVALLALLVAAPSARGSAQTPGITVGAPAPSWAEVIDPPPPRAEHVGALEQLLFDQQSQLSPEAQVDFHRVAYRVATTAGLASGSQISIEVSSREELVWHWARRVRDGVATDVLAQDRVRVIQPEARLDDGLYDERRSALLFVEDVRVGDVIDYAYSLREDSSLLGGRNASRIPIGWPGARRVRFAARWPRDRAVRTRLHELPRDYHVVESDGALRVDALDVPLAELADDAPAWIVGAPWVEISEFAAWSDVERWARPLYAIDDLDAVLANVPMDRLRAAGARDAQIEAALQFVQDEVRYLGVEVAHNAIVPHAPAEVARRRYGDCKDKALLLVAILRGLGVQAEPALASTTSGASLDDALPSPYAFDHVVVRIHLDGGPVWVDATRTFERGPLRDRPALTVRRALPIGGPEQTLVEVPLPIAAEPTQIVDERYVVAGAQSSLRATTLYRGPHAARLRSFADARRTESIGESALDFYRELGLDVRVREPLRIEDDARRGTVTVHEHYSLDEFWAVEERGLDAWAVIDHLPVPSESRPPGPLALPHPVHVVHRVSVANDRGWQIQNEHEVVETEELRVSRRVTVRGRELEIEVRLQTLADHVPADRVEVYRERALAADALARYSVIEHAEPSSWSRAIPWIVLGIPVLVVLGVIALGALRRRLGTRRSRAFRRMQSFAGGESAQAAIEVRDRDEAEREHRTARCCGARVEGGQWSQAQLGGARLFVHAATCASCGRAHRRYYRQRDAA, encoded by the coding sequence ATGCGCTCGCCGTCCCCAGCGCGCTCTCGTCTTCTTGTCGCGCTGCTCGCGCTGCTCGTCGCCGCGCCGTCGGCGCGCGGCTCGGCCCAGACGCCGGGGATCACCGTCGGCGCGCCTGCGCCGTCGTGGGCGGAGGTGATCGATCCGCCGCCGCCGCGCGCGGAGCACGTGGGAGCCCTCGAGCAGCTGCTCTTCGATCAGCAGTCGCAGCTCTCGCCCGAGGCGCAGGTCGACTTCCATCGTGTCGCGTACCGCGTCGCGACGACCGCGGGCCTCGCGTCGGGATCGCAGATCTCGATCGAGGTGAGCTCGCGCGAGGAGCTCGTGTGGCACTGGGCGCGCCGCGTGCGCGACGGCGTCGCGACGGACGTGCTCGCGCAGGACCGCGTCCGGGTGATCCAGCCCGAAGCGCGCCTCGACGACGGGCTCTACGACGAGCGCCGCTCCGCGCTCCTCTTCGTCGAGGACGTGCGCGTCGGCGACGTGATCGACTACGCGTACTCGCTGCGCGAGGACTCGTCGCTGCTGGGCGGGCGCAACGCGTCGCGCATCCCGATCGGGTGGCCCGGCGCGCGTCGCGTGCGCTTCGCCGCGCGCTGGCCGCGCGATCGCGCGGTCCGGACGCGGCTGCACGAGCTCCCGCGCGACTACCACGTCGTGGAGAGCGACGGCGCGCTCCGCGTCGACGCGCTCGACGTGCCGCTCGCGGAGCTCGCGGACGATGCGCCCGCGTGGATCGTCGGGGCGCCCTGGGTCGAGATCTCCGAGTTCGCCGCGTGGTCCGACGTGGAGCGCTGGGCGCGGCCCCTCTATGCGATCGACGATCTCGACGCGGTGCTCGCGAACGTGCCCATGGATCGGCTGCGCGCGGCGGGTGCTCGCGACGCGCAGATCGAGGCCGCGCTCCAGTTCGTGCAGGACGAGGTGCGCTATCTCGGCGTCGAGGTCGCGCACAACGCGATCGTGCCGCACGCGCCCGCCGAGGTCGCGCGCCGTCGCTACGGCGACTGCAAGGACAAGGCGCTGCTGCTCGTCGCGATCCTCCGTGGGCTCGGCGTCCAGGCGGAGCCCGCGCTCGCGAGCACGACGTCGGGGGCGTCGCTCGACGACGCGCTGCCCTCGCCCTACGCGTTCGATCACGTGGTGGTGCGCATCCACCTCGACGGCGGCCCGGTGTGGGTCGACGCGACGCGCACGTTCGAGCGAGGCCCGCTGCGCGACCGGCCCGCGCTCACGGTGCGCCGCGCGCTGCCGATCGGCGGACCGGAGCAGACGCTCGTCGAGGTGCCGCTGCCGATCGCGGCAGAGCCCACGCAGATCGTCGACGAGCGATACGTCGTGGCAGGCGCCCAGAGCTCGCTGCGCGCGACGACGCTCTATCGCGGCCCGCACGCCGCGCGGCTTCGTTCCTTCGCCGACGCACGCCGGACCGAGTCGATCGGCGAGAGCGCGCTCGACTTCTATCGCGAGCTGGGGCTCGACGTGCGCGTGCGCGAGCCGCTGCGCATCGAAGACGACGCGCGACGGGGCACGGTGACGGTCCACGAGCACTACTCGCTCGACGAGTTCTGGGCCGTCGAGGAGCGCGGGCTCGACGCGTGGGCGGTGATCGACCACCTGCCGGTCCCGAGCGAGTCGCGCCCGCCGGGCCCGCTCGCGCTGCCGCACCCCGTCCACGTCGTGCACCGCGTCTCGGTCGCGAACGATCGCGGCTGGCAGATCCAGAACGAGCACGAGGTCGTCGAGACCGAGGAGCTGCGGGTGTCGCGCCGCGTGACGGTGCGCGGGCGCGAGCTCGAGATCGAGGTGCGCCTCCAGACGCTCGCCGATCACGTGCCGGCGGATCGAGTCGAGGTGTATCGAGAGCGCGCGCTCGCCGCCGACGCGCTCGCGCGGTACTCGGTGATCGAGCACGCCGAGCCGAGCTCGTGGAGCCGCGCCATCCCGTGGATCGTGCTGGGAATTCCGGTGCTCGTCGTCCTCGGCGTGATCGCGCTGGGCGCGCTGCGCCGGCGTCTGGGAACCCGCAGGAGCCGCGCGTTCCGACGCATGCAGAGCTTCGCGGGCGGCGAGTCGGCGCAGGCGGCGATCGAGGTCCGCGATCGCGACGAGGCCGAGCGCGAGCACCGCACCGCGCGTTGCTGCGGCGCGCGCGTCGAGGGCGGCCAGTGGTCGCAGGCGCAGCTCGGCGGTGCGCGCCTCTTCGTGCACGCGGCGACGTGCGCGAGCTGTGGCCGCGCCCATCGCCGCTACTACCGACAGCGCGACGCGGCCTGA
- a CDS encoding iron-containing redox enzyme family protein: MDRDGFREALLRAMERKVHWAWPSFTSGRVAKTRLHVHLEQEWEVYVRDFPVLVGRAYVQCPIAAVRRELAENLYEEETGGLHAGKPHPELFLEYPRGLGFDLSRFDRVELLPGAARYRAFLDDATTQRGWAVATAIVTIFVEGTPHERALFDAHAPARPEPPLEQHPLVVHYGLPVASLALTKAHRGVEGDHRLAAWRVMLDHVAESDRVRVVSAMDEAVERWLAYRDDVAHAVGLER, encoded by the coding sequence ATGGATCGCGACGGGTTCCGCGAGGCGCTCCTCCGCGCGATGGAGCGCAAGGTCCACTGGGCTTGGCCGTCGTTCACGTCGGGGCGCGTCGCGAAGACGCGCCTGCACGTGCACCTCGAGCAGGAGTGGGAGGTCTACGTGCGTGACTTCCCGGTGCTGGTCGGGCGCGCGTACGTGCAGTGCCCGATCGCGGCGGTGCGTCGCGAGCTCGCGGAGAACCTCTACGAAGAGGAGACGGGCGGGCTGCACGCGGGCAAGCCGCACCCCGAGCTCTTCCTCGAGTACCCGCGCGGGCTCGGCTTCGATCTCTCGCGCTTCGATCGCGTGGAGCTGCTGCCCGGCGCGGCGCGGTATCGCGCGTTCCTCGACGACGCGACGACCCAGCGCGGGTGGGCGGTCGCGACCGCGATCGTGACGATCTTCGTCGAGGGCACGCCGCACGAGCGCGCGCTCTTCGACGCGCACGCGCCGGCGCGGCCCGAGCCTCCGCTCGAGCAGCATCCGCTGGTCGTGCACTACGGGCTGCCGGTCGCGTCGCTCGCGCTGACCAAGGCGCATCGCGGCGTCGAAGGCGATCATCGCCTCGCGGCGTGGCGCGTGATGCTGGACCACGTCGCGGAGAGTGATCGCGTGCGCGTCGTGAGCGCGATGGACGAGGCCGTCGAGCGCTGGCTCGCGTACCGCGACGACGTCGCGCACGCGGTCGGCCTCGAGCGCTGA